In Daucus carota subsp. sativus chromosome 4, DH1 v3.0, whole genome shotgun sequence, one DNA window encodes the following:
- the LOC108217666 gene encoding heat stress transcription factor A-4b gives MMEGSHGSSSPAPFLTKTYEMIEDPVTDSVVSWSHTGRSFVVWNPPEFAKDLLPTYFKHNNFSSFVRQLNTYGFRKIDPDQWEFANEEFIRGQKHLLPRIHRRKPIHSHSAHQQGPLTDSERQELEDEIAKLKHDKHLLQLELQRHKQESQGFEIEVHSLGERLRNIENRQRNTITFLAQILQKHGTAPAIGQQYQFGSKKRRLAVSTYLYDEANKNQYSNFEEENQDTMSISMLSSELIEKLDSSLRFWENFLHGVGQSSGVDMYDYSAMQPSPLVITEMDVSSGDSDINVQQRSPNFHPSSPHSRDIRSPLELAAAASDHADSPAISSIYLDLESRPKSSGIDVNARPANVPDFDVPNEPVEETPTQALPTGVNDVFWEQFLTDQTPNSSGTQEDELEKSDTDGRTSDTAMEGQQRFWWTNLNHVHNLTEQMGHLTPAERT, from the exons ATGATGGAAGGGTCTCATGGTTCGAGTTCACCAGCTCCGTTTCTAACAAAGACATATGAGATGATTGAAGACCCGGTGACTGACTCTGTGGTCTCTTGGAGTCACACAGGGCGGAGCTTTGTTGTCTGGAATCCTCCGGAGTTTGCTAAGGACTTGCTTCCAACTTACTTCAAGCACAACAATTTCTCCAGCTTTGTCAGGCAACTCAATACTTAT GGTTTTAGGAAGATTGATCCTGATCAGTGGGAGTTTGCCAATGAGGAATTTATAAGAGGTCAGAAACATCTTCTGCCAAGAATTCACCGTCGCAAGCCAATTCATAGCCATTCTGCGCATCAACAAGGTCCATTGACGGATTCAGAAAGACAGGAGCTTGAAGATGAAATCGCGAAGCTCAAACATGATAAGCATTTGCTTCAATTAGAGTTACAAAGGCATAAGCAGGAGAGTCAAGGGTTTGAAATTGAAGTACATTCCCTGGGGGAGCGTTTGAGAAACATAGAAAATCGACAGAGAAATACTATTACATTCCTTGCCCAAATACTGCAGAAACACGGTACTGCACCGGCTATCGGACAACAGTATCAATTTGGCAGCAAAAAGAGAAGGTTGGCAGTGTCCACATATTTATATGATGAAGCCAATAAAAACCAATATTCGAATTTTGAGGAAGAAAATCAGGATACTATGTCAATTTCTATGTTAAGTTCGGAACTAATAGAGAAGTTAGACTCATCCTTGAGGTTTTGGGAGAATTTTCTACACGGGGTTGGTCAATCTTCGGGAGTTGACATGTATGATTATAGTGCAATGCAGCCATCACCATTAGTCATAACAGAGATGGATGTTTCATCTGGTGATTCTGATATTAATGTCCAACAACGCTCGCCAAACTTCCATCCATCATCACCTCATTCAAGAGATATTCGTTCACCCCTGGAGTTAGCTGCTGCTGCTTCTGATCATGCAGATAGCCCTGCCATCTCCTCTATCTATCTCGACTTAGAATCAAGGCCAAAATCTTCAGGGATAGACGTAAATGCAAGGCCTGCTAATGTTCCTGATTTTGATGTTCCAAATGAGCCAGTTGAGGAGACACCAACTCAAGCTCTACCAACCGGGGTGAATGACGTCTTCTGGGAACAATTTCTGACTGACCAGACTCCAAATTCCTCTGGCACTCAAGAAGACGAGCTAGAGAAATCAGACACAGATGGAAGAACAAGTGATACCGCAATGGAAGGGCAACAAAGGTTCTGGTGGACTAATCTGAATCATGTCCATAACCTTACGGAACAGATGGGGCATCTCACTCCAGCTGAAAGAACTTGA
- the LOC108217665 gene encoding epidermis-specific secreted glycoprotein EP1-like produces the protein MGVELVLSTCILSFLFFFVPSLNLISAQPFDYPTAKLSTSWINDPSVPPHTVHFGDGSIATPVLLRGTLGQRFACGFYCNGKCDSYLFAIFLVQTNSISHIVSPTVSFPQVVWSANRDHPVKINATLQLTSDGDLVLRDADGSVAWSTKTAGKSVAGLNLTDTGNLVLFNKRKEVVWQSFDHPTDALLPGQKLLEGQKLIASVSKTDSRAGVHSLVVNAKGLFAYIQSNPPQPYYELYVYGEEKTNKPNYVKFLNGSLDYYLHSSEPSAPTHTIYIPPASSEQYMRLESDGHLRVYEWKSKWEVSADVLTGFAGECTYPLACGKYSICANGQCSCPGASSSTVRFFRQIREKYPSLGCAEITPLSCSASKDQSFVELKDVAYFTFNSSIANTDVNKCKSDCLKSCSCKAAVFRYGSDSTKGECLLLSEVFSLQDHDSEQRHYNSTVYLKVQKNTIK, from the coding sequence ATGGGTGTAGAATTAGTTTTAAGCACTTGCATTCTTTCCTTTCTATTCTTCTTTGTTCCTTCTCTGAATCTGATATCTGCTCAACCATTTGATTATCCAACTGCAAAACTCTCTACTTCATGGATCAATGATCCTTCTGTTCCTCCACATACCGTTCACTTTGGTGATGGTTCAATTGCCACACCGGTTCTTTTAAGAGGAACATTAGGCCAAAGGTTTGCTTGTGGCTTTTACTGTAATGGAAAATGTGATTCTTACCTTTTCGCCATCTTCCTTGTTCAGACAAACAGCATCTCCCATATTGTTTCCCCTACTGTGTCATTCCCACAAGTTGTTTGGTCTGCTAACCGAGACCATCCTGTTAAAATCAATGCCACTTTGCAGCTCACCTCAGATGGTGATTTGGTGTTACGCGATGCTGATGGTTCTGTAGCCTGGTCAACTAAAACTGCTGGCAAATCTGTTGCTGGTTTGAACTTAACTGACACTGGAAATCTTGTACTTTTCAATAAACGCAAGGAGGTAGTTTGGCAATCTTTTGATCATCCCACGGATGCTTTGCTCCCGGGACAGAAGCTTCTCGAAGGGCAGAAACTAATTGCAAGTGTTTCCAAGACCGATAGCAGAGCTGGTGTGCACTCTCTTGTTGTGAATGCTAAAGGCTTATTTGCTTATATCCAATCCAATCCCCCTCAGCCCTATTACGAGCTATATGTCTATGGCGAGGAAAAGACTAACAAGCCAAATTATGTCAAGTTCCTCAATGGCAGCCTGGATTATTACCTACATTCATCAGAGCCAAGTGCTCCAACTCATACAATTTACATTCCACCAGCCTCATCAGAGCAGTACATGAGGCTAGAATCCGACGGGCATTTAAGAGTATACGAATGGAAATCCAAGTGGGAGGTCTCAGCAGATGTCCTCACAGGTTTTGCAGGTGAATGTACTTACCCTCTGGCCTGTGGGAAATATAGCATTTGCGCAAATGGACAATGCAGTTGTCCCGGAGCCAGCAGTAGTACAGTCAGATTTTTTCGACAAATCAGAGAAAAGTATCCTAGTCTTGGCTGTGCTGAAATAACTCCTCTAAGCTGTTCAGCTTCGAAAGATCAGAGTTTTGTTGAGCTGAAAGATGTTGCTTACTTCACATTTAACTCCAGCATTGCTAACACTGATGTTAACAAGTGCAAGAGTGATTGTTTAAAAAGTTGTTCCTGTAAAGCAGCAGTATTTCGTTATGGATCAGATTCTACTAAAGGCGAGTGTTTGCTGCTGTCTGAGGTGTTTTCTTTACAGGACCATGATTCAGAACAGAGGCACTATAATTCAACTGTGTATCTCAAGGTGCAAAAGAATACCATCAAGTGA
- the LOC108216333 gene encoding EP1-like glycoprotein 4, translating to MGVNLVLYTCILLFILFIVHSPNLIIAKQFDYPTANLSTSWINDPSSPDTVKFGDGSSVIPVLIRGTLGQRFACGFYCNGKCDSYLFAMFLVQTDSAAIIVDPAISFPQVVWSANRDHPVKINATLNFTSDGDLVLRDADGSVAWSTKTAGQSVAGLNLTDTGNLVLFNESKGVVWQSIDHPTDALVLGQELAEGQELIASVSRTNSGLGLYSLVVNDKGLFAYVQSNPPQTYYNYQVFSPGKSDFPNIVKFLNGSLGIYPHSSEKHEPVQIFSIPSATSVQYIRLEFDGHLRVYQWKDKWVVIADLLTGNSGECGYPLVCGTYSICSSGKCSCPGSSSSGTQYFRQIREKYPNLGCTAITPLNCSASKYQDFVELENVTYFTFNSSIANTDVNKCKSACLKDCSCKAAIFHYGSDPMKGDCFLLSDVLSLMDLDPHETSYNSSVYLKVQKNSTSGLT from the coding sequence ATGGGTGTTAACTTAGTTTTATATACTTGCATTCTTTTGTTTATATTGTTTATTGTGCATTCTCCAAATCTGATTATAGCTAAACAATTTGATTATCCAACAGCAAATCTTTCTACTTCATGGATCAATGATCCTTCTTCTCCAGATACTGTTAAATTCGGTGATGGTTCATCTGTGATACCTGTTCTTATAAGAGGAACATTAGGCCAAAGATTCGCCTGTGGATTTTACTGTAATGGAAAATGTGACTCTTATCTTTTTGCCATGTTTCTTGTTCAGACAGACAGTGCAGCCATTATTGTAGATCCTGCTATATCTTTCCCACAAGTTGTTTGGTCAGCCAACCGAGACCATCCTGTTAAAATCAACGCGACTCTGAATTTCACATCAGATGGTGATTTGGTGCTGCGAGATGCTGATGGTTCTGTAGCCTGGTCTACAAAAACTGCTGGTCAGTCTGTTGCTGGTTTGAATTTAACTGACACCGGAAATCTAGTACTCTTCAATGAAAGCAAGGGGGTGGTTTGGCAATCTATTGATCATCCAACGGATGCTTTGGTCCTGGGACAGGAACTCGCGGAAGGTCAAGAACTAATTGCAAGTGTTTCCAGGACTAATAGTGGACTTGGTTTATACTCTCTTGTTGTGAATGATAAAGGTTTGTTTGCTTACGTACAATCTAATCCTCCTCAGACCTATTATAATTATCAAGTTTTTAGTCCAGGGAAGAGTGATTTCCCAAATATTGTGAAGTTCTTGAATGGAAGCCTTGGTATTTATCCACATTCATCAGAGAAACATGAGCCAGTTCAAATATTTAGCATTCCATCAGCAACATCAGTGCAATACATTAGACTAGAATTCGACGGGCATTTGAGAGTATACCAATGGAAAGATAAGTGGGTAGTTATAGCCGATCTCCTCACAGGAAATTCAGGTGAATGTGGTTACCCTCTAGTGTGTGGAACATATAGTATCTGCTCTAGCGGAAAATGTAGTTGTCCTGGATCAAGCAGTAGTGGAACCCAATATTTTAGACAAATAAGAGAAAAGTATCCTAACCTTGGCTGTACTGCAATAACTCCTCTCAATTGTTCTGCCTCGAAGTATCAGGATTTTGTAGAGCTTGAGAATGTTACTTACTTTACATTCAACTCCAGCATTGCCAATACTGATGTGAACAAGTGTAAGAGTGCTTGTTTGAAGGATTGTTCCTGCAAAGCAGCTATATTTCATTATGGATCGGATCCTATGAAAGGGGATTGTTTTCTCCTGTCCGACGTCTTGTCTTTGATGGACCTTGATCCACACGAGACAAGCTATAATTCAAGTGTGTATCTCAAGGTGCAGAAAAATAGCACAAGTGGCCTGACATAG
- the LOC108217472 gene encoding EP1-like glycoprotein 2 — MAFNLVSPCLLFVILFFVNSPNLISAKQFDYPTAKLSTSWINDPSATRTIQFGDKSTVIPVLLRGTLGQRFACGFYCNGKCDSYVFAIFLVQTNSAAYIVSPTVSFPQVVWSANRDHPVKINATLKLTSDGDLVLRDADGSVAWSTETAGKSVAGLNLTDTGNLVLFNKRKQVVWQSFDHPTDALVPGQKLMEGQNLIASVSKTNSRLGLCSFAVNDQGVFAYVESEPPQAYYSSYVYSTEKSKKPNFVKFLNGSLRFYPRSSEKKVPVHIFDIPLASSVQYMRLEPDGHLRVYEWKDKWEVIADLLTGFSGECGYPLVCGKYSICSNGQCSCPGASSSGIRYFRQVQEKYPNLGCAAITPLSCSASKYQDFVELKDVTYFTFNSSIANTNVNKCKIACLMDCSCKAAIFRYGSDPLRGDCLLPSQIFSLMDHDPEEAHYNSTVYLKVQKKAIN, encoded by the coding sequence ATGGCTTTCAATTTGGTTTCACCTTGCCTTCTTTTCGTAATCTTGTTCTTTGTTAATTCTCCAAATTTGATTTCAGCTAAGCAGTTTGATTATCCAACTGCAAAGCTCAGTACTTCATGGATCAATGATCCTTCTGCTACACGTACTATTCAGTTTGGGGATAAATCAACTGTGATTCCCGTTCTTTTACGAGGAACGTTAGGCCAGAGATTTGCTTGTGGCTTCTACTGTAATGGAAAATGCGACTCTTATGTCTTCGCCATCTTTCTTGTTCAAACAAACAGCGCCGCGTATATTGTATCCCCTACTGTGTCGTTCCCACAGGTTGTTTGGTCAGCCAACCGAGACCATCCTGTTAAAATCAACGCGACTTTGAAGCTCACATCGGATGGTGATTTGGTGCTGCGAGATGCTGATGGTTCTGTAGCCTGGTCAACTGAAACTGCTGGTAAGTCTGTTGCTGGTTTAAACTTAACTGACACTGGAAATTTAGTACTCTTCAACAAACGCAAGCAGGTGGTTTGGCAATCTTTTGATCATCCTACGGATGCTTTGGTTCCTGGACAGAAGCTCATGGAAGGGCAGAATCTAATTGCAAGTGTTTCCAAGACTAATAGTCGACTTGGTTTGTGCTCTTTTGCGGTCAATGATCAGGGTGTATTTGCTTATGTAGAATCCGAACCCCCTCAGGCCTATTACAGTAGTTATGTTTATAGTACCGAGAAGAGTAAAAAGCCGAATTTTGTGAAGTTCCTGAATGGAAGCCTTCGTTTCTATCCACGTTCATCGGAGAAAAAAGTGCCAGTTCATATATTTGATATTCCACTAGCATCATCAGTACAGTACATGAGACTTGAGCCCGACGGACATTTGAGAGTGTACGAATGGAAAGATAAGTGGGAGGTTATAGCAGATCTTCTCACAGGGTTTTCAGGTGAATGTGGTTACCCTCTTGTGTGTGGGAAATATAGTATATGCTCAAACGGACAATGCAGTTGTCCTGGAGCCAGCAGCAGTGGAATCCGATATTTTAGGCAAGTACAAGAAAAGTATCCTAATCTTGGTTGTGCTGCAATAACTCCTCTCAGTTGTTCTGCCTCAAAATATCAGGATTTTGTGGAGCTGAAAGATGTTACTTACTTTACATTCAACTCCAGCATTGCCAATACTAATGTGAACAAGTGTAAGATTGCTTGTCTGATGGATTGTTCATGTAAAGCAGCTATATTTCGCTATGGATCAGATCCTTTGAGAGGGGATTGTTTGCTACCATCCCAGATCTTTTCTTTAATGGACCATGATCCGGAAGAGGCACACTACAACTCAACTGTGTATCTCAAGGTGCAGAAGAAAGCCATCAACTGA
- the LOC108217907 gene encoding cytochrome P450 CYP72A219-like, which translates to MELEICFKVTGSLFLAYVVVVAWRLLNWVWIRPKKLEKMLRDQGFKGNSYRLLYGDIRELAALKKQARSKRIGLSDDILPLVAPTVHAAISKHGKKSFVWLGPKPLVYITDPDLIKEVLNKIFTFQKPSGNPLTKLIGDGLVTAEGDKWTQHRKIMKPAFHLEKLKDMLPAMYLSCSEIMSKWKEMVSTEGQCELDVWPYIETLTSDVISRTAFGSSYAEGRKIFQLQKEQAELVMQAAQTLYLPGMRYLPTKRTRRMKEISNEVRAALTPIISKRLKAMQAGKRIHHDLLGQLLESNSAEIKENKNMKYAMSVNDIIEECKLFYFVGQETTSNLLIWTMILLSQHSYWQKRAREEVLQAFGSNKPDLEGLNRLKVVNMILLETLRLYPSGTVLTRTTSEDIKLGEIALPAGVLLQISIILMHHDKEIWGDDAKEFNPARFSDGVLKATNGKTVYFPFSSGPRICIGQNFAMLEAKIAISMILQRFSFMLSPSYRHAPYAVISLQPQYGANLILKAV; encoded by the exons ATGGAGTTAGAAATCTGCTTCAAGGTGACAGGGAGCCTGTTTTTGGCATATGTGGTGGTGGTTGCATGGAGACTACTCAACTGGGTCTGGATTAGGCCTAAGAAACTCGAAAAGATGCTGAGAGACCAGGGCTTCAAAGGTAACTCCTACAGGCTTTTGTATGGAGACATCAGAGAACTTGCTGCTCTTAAGAAACAAGCAAGATCCAAACGCATCGGTCTTTCTGATGATATTCTACCCCTTGTAGCCCCAACGGTACATGCTGCTATAAGTAAACATG GAAAGAAGTCATTTGTATGGCTGGGACCAAAACCATTAGTCTACATCACGGATCCTGATCTTATAAAAGAGGTCTTGAATAAAATCTTTACCTTCCAGAAGCCGAGTGGCAACCCTTTAACCAAGTTAATCGGAGATGGACTTGTCACTGCTGAGGGTGATAAATGGACCCAACACCGAAAAATCATGAAGCCTGCCTTCCATTTGGAGAAGTTAAAG GATATGCTGCCAGCCATGTATTTGAGCTGTAGTGAGATCATGAGCAAATGGAAGGAGATGGTTTCTACAGAGGGGCAGTGCGAGTTGGATGTATGGCCTTATATAGAGACCCTAACGAGTGATGTCATATCACGCACAGCCTTCGGAAGTAGCTATGCAGAAGGTAGAAAGATATTTCAACTACAGAAAGAACAAGCAGAGCTAGTGATGCAAGCTGCACAAACTTTGTACCTCCCAGGAATGAG ATATTTGCCAACCAAAAGAACTAGAAGGATGAAGGAGATAAGCAATGAAGTGAGAGCTGCACTTACACCTATCATTAGCAAGCGCTTGAAGGCAATGCAAGCAGGGAAGCGTATCCATCATGACTTGTTAGGCCAATTGCTGGAATCAAATTCTGCagaaattaaagaaaacaaaaacatgaaatatGCAATGAGTGTTAATGATATCATCGAAGAATGCAAGCTATTCTATTTTGTTGGACAAGAGACGACCTCAAATCTTCTTATTTGGACAATGATTTTATTGAGTCAGCATTCATATTGGCAAAAACGCGCTAGAGAAGAGGTTTTGCAGGCCTTTGGAAGCAATAAGCCGGATCTTGAAGGGTTGAATCGCCTTAAAGTT GTCAATATGATTTTGCTAGAGACTCTAAGATTATATCCTTCTGGAACTGTACTCACTCGAACTACATCTGAAGATATTAAATTAGGAGAAATAGCGCTTCCTGCTGGAGTGTTGCTGCAAATATCTATCATCCTAATGCATCATGACAAAGAGATTTGGGGTGATGATGCAAAGGAATTCAACCCTGCGAGATTTTCTGACGGTGTGTTAAAAGCAACAAATGGAAAAACAGTATATTTCCCATTCAGCTCAGGACCCCGGATATGCATTGGACAAAATTTTGCAATGCTAGAAGCTAAAATTGCAATATCAATGATCTTACAGCGCTTTTCTTTTATGTTATCGCCATCTTATAGACATGCTCCCTATGCAGTCATAAGCCTTCAACCACAGTATGGTGCAAACTTGATTCTTAAAGCGGTGTAG
- the LOC108216472 gene encoding EP1-like glycoprotein 2, which yields MAFNLVSTCLVFLILFIHNSPSLVCAQPFDYPTAKLSTTWINDPSAPHSVQFGDGSTVRAILIRGTLGQRFACGFYCNGKCDSYLLAIFLVQTNSASMIVSPTVSFPQVVWSANRDHPVKINATLKLTSDGDLVLRDADGSVAWSTKTAGKSVAGLALTDTGNLVLHSKRKAVVWQSFDHPTDALVPGQTLTDGQKLISSVSKTDSRVSIYSFLVNDEGVFAYIQSNPPQNYYTNYVTTSEQSKKPSYVKFLNGSLGIYPHSWKQAPLEIFAIPPASSVQYMRLEFDGHLRVYEWKEKWKVIADLLTGFSGKCTYPLVCGKYGICSSGKCSCPGLSSSGVQYFREVQEKHPNLGCAEITPLNCSASKYQDLLELKDVDYFSSNNFTMSNIDVKTCKSACVKDCSCKAAIFRDGPDPPSRECLLLSEVFSLQVHDPKDTENKLTAYLKVQKKAIK from the coding sequence ATGGCTTTCAACTTAGTTTCCACTTGTCTTGTTTTCTTAATCTTGTTCATACACAATTCTCCAAGTCTAGTATGTGCTCAACCCTTTGATTATCCTACAGCAAAACTCTCTACCACATGGATCAATGATCCTTCTGCTCCACATTCTGTTCAATTTGGCGATGGTTCAACTGTTAGAGCCATTCTTATAAGAGGAACATTAGGCCAAAGATTTGCCTGTGGCTTCTACTGTAATGGAAAATGTGACTCTTATCTTTTGGCCATCTTTCTTGTTCAGACAAACAGTGCCTCAATGATTGTTTCACCTACTGTTTCATTCCCACAAGTTGTCTGGTCAGCCAACCGAGACCATCCTGTTAAAATCAATGCCACTCTGAAGCTCACATCAGATGGTGACTTGGTGCTGCGAGACGCTGATGGTTCTGTAGCCTGGTCTACAAAAACTGCTGGTAAATCTGTTGCTGGTTTGGCCTTAACTGACACTGGAAATCTAGTACTTCACAGTAAACGCAAGGCGGTGGTTTGGCAATCTTTTGATCATCCAACTGATGCTTTGGTCCCGGGGCAGACGCTCACTGATGGGCAGAAACTTATTTCAAGTGTTTCCAAGACGGATAGTAGAGTTAGTATATACTCTTTTCTTGTGAATGATGAGGGTGTATTTGCTTATATACAGTCCAATCCTCCCCAGAACTATTACACTAACTATGTGACTACTTCAGAGCAGAGTAAAAAGCCTAGTTATGTCAAGTTCCTCAATGGAAGCCTTGGCATTTATCCTCATTCATGGAAACAGGCGCCACTAGAAATATTTGCCATTCCACCAGCATCATCAGTGCAATACATGAGACTGGAATTCGACGGGCATTTGAGGGTTTACGAATGGAAAGAGAAATGGAAGGTTATAGCAGATCTTCTCACAGGGTTTTCAGGTAAATGTACTTACCCTCTGGTGTGTGGAAAATATGGTATATGCTCCAGTGGGAAATGTAGTTGTCCTGGATTAAGCAGCAGTGGAGTCCAATATTTCAGAGAGGTGCAAGAAAAGCATCCTAATCTTGGTTGTGCTGAAATAACTCCTCTGAATTGCTCTGCTTCAAAATATCAGGATTTATTAGAGCTTAAGGATGTCGATTACTTTTCATCTAATAATTTCACCATGTCCAATATTGATGTGAAAACGTGTAAGAGTGCTTGTGTGAAGGATTGTTCCTGTAAAGCAGCTATATTTCGTGATGGACCGGATCCTCCTAGCAGGGAATGTCTACTACTGTCTGAGGTTTTTTCTTTACAGGTCCATGATCCGAAAGATACAGAAAACAAGTTAACAGCGTATCTGAAGGTGCAGAAGAAGGCCATCAAATGA